CCGCCGCGCGCATCGCCATTCTCGATCCCGCGCTCACCGTTTCGCAACCGCGCCGCGTCGCCGCCTGCACCGGCATTGATGCCCTCACCCACACCGTCGAAACCGCCGTCACCCGCAAACGCAATGCGCAATCACTCATGTATTCCCATGAGGCTTTCAAACTCGTGGTGAATAGTTTTCCCACCGTTCTGCGCGAACCGGCGAATCTTGAAGCGCGCGGACGCATGCTCCTTGGCGCCGCGCTCGCGGGAACCGCCATCGAAAACAGCATGCTCGGCGCCGTCCACGCCGCCGCCAATCCGCTCACCGCGCGCTACGGCATCGTCCACGGCCAGGCGGTCGGTCTGCTCCTCCCCGCCGTCGTCCGTTTCAACGCCCACGATCCCGCCACCCGCCAGGCCTACGCCGAACTTGCTTCCGCGCCCGAAATCGCCTGCGCCAGCGATGGCCACGAAGTCGCCGTCCGCGCGCTCGTCGCGCGTTTGGAATCTCTGCTTAACATCGCGGAAATGCCTCGCTCACTCGCCGATTGTGGCGTGAAAAAATCCGACATCAAATCCCTCGCCGCCGAAGCCGCGCGCCAGTGGACCGCCAATTTCAATCCGCGCCCCGTCACCGAATCCGATTTCGTCAGCCTCTACGAATCCGCCTTCGAAAAACGCGGCCCCGGCGACGAATAGAACTTCCTCTTTGGGAGGGCGAGCGTACCCACGAGCCCCATCTTCCTTCTTGCTAAAACTGAAAACTGAAAACTCTCCACATAGACATTCCCCCCAAAATGGAGTAAGGTAACGCCGCTTAACTAAATACTTACTCAAACTCCCGTGCGTTATTTTTTCTCCCGGCTCTTAGTTGTTCTTTCGTTGTTCCTTTGCGCTGTTTCCGCGCGCGCCA
This sequence is a window from Verrucomicrobiia bacterium. Protein-coding genes within it:
- a CDS encoding iron-containing alcohol dehydrogenase; its protein translation is MRQKTKPAPAARKSSASAASPIGLIPFDYQSRTRLVFGVNCVERAGELAREIGSKKILLVTDPGLVAAGHAELVQKFLEAAKLKVTLFGKARENPTTRDVDECLAVAKSARVDTILGLGGGSSMDTAKGCNFLLTNGGRMQDYWGVGKAAKPMLPLIAIPTTAGTGSECQSFALIADESTHQKMACGDPKAAARIAILDPALTVSQPRRVAACTGIDALTHTVETAVTRKRNAQSLMYSHEAFKLVVNSFPTVLREPANLEARGRMLLGAALAGTAIENSMLGAVHAAANPLTARYGIVHGQAVGLLLPAVVRFNAHDPATRQAYAELASAPEIACASDGHEVAVRALVARLESLLNIAEMPRSLADCGVKKSDIKSLAAEAARQWTANFNPRPVTESDFVSLYESAFEKRGPGDE